The following proteins come from a genomic window of Nocardiopsis sp. YSL2:
- a CDS encoding bifunctional 3-phenylpropionate/cinnamic acid dioxygenase ferredoxin subunit, with protein sequence MIPACAVADLPEGEVVRIPGEVPIAVFNADGEIYAIDDTCSHQDASLSEGWLEGCFVECPLHAASFDLRTGMPTGAPAKKPVRTHRVVIKDGVIHVVPQNQEAVV encoded by the coding sequence ATGATCCCAGCATGTGCCGTGGCGGATCTGCCCGAGGGCGAGGTGGTCCGCATCCCCGGTGAAGTCCCGATCGCGGTCTTCAACGCCGACGGTGAGATCTACGCCATCGACGACACGTGCAGCCACCAGGACGCCTCGCTCTCCGAGGGGTGGCTTGAAGGATGCTTCGTCGAGTGCCCGCTGCACGCCGCGAGCTTCGACCTCCGCACCGGCATGCCCACTGGTGCCCCCGCCAAGAAGCCGGTCCGTACCCACAGAGTCGTGATCAAGGACGGCGTGATCCACGTGGTCCCGCAGAACCAGGAGGCAGTTGTATGA
- a CDS encoding NAD(P)/FAD-dependent oxidoreductase, whose translation MRTVAVVGASLAGLRAVEELRAQGFDGRIAVVGEEQHRPYDRPPLSKAYLAGTCSPESLRLADDSDTDELAAEWHLGVRADSLDPGTRSIRLSNGEEITADGIVIATGGRARPLPGAEGLSGVHTVRTLDDAAALRADLENSSAGVVVIGAGWIGAEVASTCHSLGRQVTVVEANITPLSRVLGPTMGEVCAALHTDHGVALRTGVGVRSLTSTGFGPWKRVTGVDLADGTHLPADVVVVGIGMVPNTEWLAGSGLAVDNGVLCDAGCVTAFPSVVAVGDVARYHGPDGPVRHEHWTNASEQPATAVRNLLAGTTIEEYRPSGYFWSQQYGTRLQVAGHPGDADEVTVIDGSPDDRVFVAEYRRQGAAVGVLAMNNPKLFGRLRRQLRAAAAL comes from the coding sequence ATGAGAACCGTAGCTGTCGTCGGAGCCTCGCTGGCGGGGTTGCGTGCGGTCGAAGAGCTCAGGGCCCAGGGTTTCGACGGCCGCATCGCGGTCGTCGGTGAAGAGCAGCACCGGCCGTACGACCGCCCGCCGCTGTCGAAGGCCTACCTCGCGGGCACCTGCTCCCCGGAGAGCCTGAGGCTGGCCGACGACTCCGACACCGACGAGCTGGCGGCGGAATGGCACCTCGGGGTCCGCGCCGACTCCCTCGACCCCGGCACGCGGTCGATCCGGCTCTCCAACGGCGAGGAGATCACCGCGGACGGCATCGTCATCGCCACCGGCGGCCGGGCCCGGCCCCTCCCCGGAGCGGAGGGCCTGTCGGGGGTGCACACCGTGCGGACGCTGGACGACGCCGCGGCACTGCGCGCCGACCTGGAGAACAGCTCCGCGGGGGTGGTGGTGATCGGCGCCGGCTGGATCGGCGCCGAGGTCGCCTCGACCTGCCATTCCCTCGGACGCCAGGTGACGGTCGTCGAAGCCAACATCACGCCGCTCTCGCGCGTCCTCGGGCCGACCATGGGCGAGGTCTGCGCGGCGCTGCACACCGACCACGGCGTGGCCCTCCGCACGGGCGTGGGCGTGCGCTCCCTGACGTCGACGGGCTTCGGCCCGTGGAAGCGTGTCACCGGCGTGGACCTCGCCGACGGCACGCACCTGCCCGCGGACGTGGTCGTGGTCGGGATCGGCATGGTGCCCAACACCGAGTGGCTCGCCGGATCGGGCCTGGCGGTCGACAACGGCGTGCTCTGCGACGCCGGCTGCGTCACGGCGTTCCCCTCCGTGGTCGCGGTGGGCGACGTCGCCCGGTACCACGGTCCCGACGGGCCGGTCCGGCACGAACACTGGACCAACGCCTCCGAGCAGCCCGCCACCGCCGTGCGCAACCTCCTGGCGGGCACCACCATCGAGGAGTACCGGCCCTCCGGCTACTTCTGGTCCCAGCAGTACGGCACCCGGCTGCAGGTCGCCGGGCACCCCGGTGACGCCGACGAGGTCACCGTCATCGACGGCTCACCGGACGACCGCGTGTTCGTCGCCGAGTACCGCCGCCAAGGGGCGGCGGTGGGGGTGCTCGCGATGAACAACCCCAAGCTCTTCGGCCGCCTCCGCCGGCAACTGCGCGCCGCCGCGGCCCTCTGA